A window of the Lactuca sativa cultivar Salinas chromosome 5, Lsat_Salinas_v11, whole genome shotgun sequence genome harbors these coding sequences:
- the LOC111920585 gene encoding zeatin O-glucosyltransferase: METKEVVVLVVPFVAQGHLNQLLHLSRVLSSYNLPIHVVGTTTHNRQAKLRIHGWDPTSAINIHFHEFETPKFASPPPDPNASDKFPSHLIPSFQLPSHLREPFAKLLADITPTTRRVIIIHDYLMSSVVQDVVSYENAEAYVFHCASAFTTFSYFWEGKGKPCLDDDDESYKQLMKVPAFEGSLPAEFIESMMSHQVCNTFNSGNLHDTCNVFDRKYIDFLAKEGLSGSTKQWAMGPFNPVAISDKENLGKRHMSLEWLDKQAKDSVIYVSFGTTTSLSDDEIRELANGLENSQHKFIWVLRDADKGDIFDGEVRRVELPKGFEERLGEQGLVVREWAPQLEILAHLATGGFMSHCGWNSSMESITMGVPIAAWPMHSDQPRNAILVTEVLKSGISVRDWERRGELVTSSTIETSIRKLMASDEGDAMRKRAAKLGDDVRRSVEKGGATHMEIDSFISHITR, encoded by the coding sequence ATGGAAACAAAAGAAGTGGTGGTGTTAGTGGTGCCATTTGTAGCACAAGGTCATCTCAACCAACTCCTCCACCTCTCCCGTGTCCTTTCCTCTTATAACCTACCAATCCATGTCGTCGGAACCACCACCCACAACCGCCAAGCAAAGCTTCGCATCCATGGTTGGGATCCCACCTCGGCAATTAATATCCATTTCCATGAATTTGAGACACCCAAATTCGCATCCCCTCCTCCAGACCCTAATGCTTCCGACAAATTCCCTTCACACCTTATTCCATCGTTTCAGCTGCCATCTCATCTTCGTGAACCGTTTGCAAAATTATTGGCTGATATTACTCCCACAACCAGGCGAGTTATCATCATTCATGACTATCTAATGAGCTCAGTTGTTCAAGATGTAGTTTCATATGAAAATGCAGAAGCTTATGTCTTCCATTGTGCTTCGGCTTTTACCACGTTCTCGTACTTTTGGGAAGGGAAAGGAAAACCATGTTTAGACGATGATGATGAATCCTATAAGCAACTTATGAAGGTCCCTGCTTTTGAAGGTTCTCTACCAGCAGAATTTATAGAATCCATGATGAGTCATCAAGTCTGCAATACGTTTAATTCGGGCAATCTTCATGACACATGCAATGTTTTCGATAGGAAATACATTgactttcttgcgaaagaaggacTATCTGGAAGTACAAAGCAATGGGCTATGGGTCCTTTTAATCCAGTGGCCATAAGCGATAAAGAAAACCTTGGGAAACGTCACATGTCGCTAGAATGGCTTGACAAACAAGCTAAAGACTCGGTGATATATGTTTCATTTGGCACAACAACTTCATTATCTGATGATGAGATCCGAGAACTTGCTAATGGATTAGAGAATAGTCAACATAAGTTTATTTGGGTTCTAAGAGATGCTGATAAAGGAGATATCTTCGATGGCGAAGTTAGGAGAGTTGAATTGCCAAAAGGGTTTGAAGAGAGACTTGGAGAACAAGGATTGGTGGTGAGAGAATGGGCACCACAGTTAGAGATACTAGCTCACCTTGCAACAGGCGGATTTATGAGTCACTGTGGTTGGAATTCGAGTATGGAGAGTATCACCATGGGAGTTCCTATAGCTGCATGGCCAATGCATTCAGATCAACCAAGAAACGCTATACTAGTAACAGAGGTACTAAAGAGTGGCATAAGTGTAAGGGATTGGGAGCGTCGTGGTGAGTTAGTAACATCTTCAACTATTGAAACAAGTATTCGGAAATTGATGGCTTCTGATGAGGGAGATGCGATGAGGAAGAGAGCTGCTAAACTTGGTGATGATGTTAGGCGCTCGGTAGAAAAAGGCGGAGCAACACACATGGAGATAGATTCATTTATTTCTCATATTACTAGATAG